In Oreochromis aureus strain Israel breed Guangdong linkage group 22, ZZ_aureus, whole genome shotgun sequence, the genomic window TATAGAGCTTGAACTGTGCTGTTTAAGTCTTTAAGTGTTTATTAACCTCAGTCCACAGAAACATTAACTTCCTGTCAGGCTCCTTTTATGTGTGAGCGTCGCttctttgtgctgtgtttttgtttttttgctttttttaacttTAGGCCTGTATTTTAGAAGCAGCGCATGGATTCTCAGATCTTCTTGCTTCCATGTTTTGCATTTAAACCTCTTTGGCTACAAGTCATGCATTCAAACATTCACAGTCAAAAATAAATCGAATTAGTTATCCACTGTTGCATGATGCTCATAAAATACTTGTGGCCTAATATGGGCTGGTCACAGATGAACTCTTCCCTCTGGTTTTGGATAAGTGACCTGTGATGCCATCATGGagggaaaacaagcaaaaaataaactaagGCAAAGGAAACACAATATTGATCCAACCAGAGTATCACTCAGGAATGCTTGTTCTTAGCAGATATGCTTCGGTTTTTAGATCTCTATATTACAACGTGTCCTCAAATGACTTCTTTTGAATTGGTAAATTAAACTTAACTCAAAGTCCACTGATTTCAACGATCTGTGAGGTGAAACAGAAAGCTTTATAGAAAAATACTATGACTGTTTCACAGCGTGGTGGCTCAGAAGTTAGCACCATCGCTTTACAGCAAGGGGGTCATGTGTTCAAACCAAGGTATGGTCCTTCTGTGTGGAGCTTGCATGTTTTCTCAAAGAGCTCCAGTCTCTCCCACCACTGAAAATATGCTGAGTCTTAATTACAAGAGTTTCACTTTGTGGTAAAACAAAggtttaaaattaatttcagcTAAACATTGTATCATATTTTCACTAATATTGATAATATAAATAGCATATAATATGTCTGGCTTTAAGTGAAAGCCATTATTACTGTGTTTAAACTATATATCTACTGTAATCTATATTGCAGCTGTAATCTATAAAACTAGCTGTTCATATTATCCAAATAAACGGCCTGAATGAATGTTTGCTCATGCTTTTTTCTGCTAACAGGAGCGGCTAATGAAAATGGGAACGTAGCTGAGGACAGTGAAACTATTCCGGACCAGACACCTGCTGAGGGAAGCGATGccaagcctgcagatgagcctGCCGTGACAGCCGCGTCTGCAGACACCACAGCTGCAACTCCACCAGCAGCAGAAGAGTCTCAGGACGCAGCCGGCAGCTCGCCTGATGAcacttcagcagcagcaggagacagCACCGCTGAGACAGCAGCAAGCTCCTCAGAGGCTGAAGCTCCAGCCCCAGAGCCAGGTAGGCGGGAGTCACAAACAGGAATGAGGTTAAATCTACTCACAAAAGGCCTTTTACTACATATATTCTTAGATtctgtaatgttttaatgttttagttTGAATTCTTCTGCACATGAAGAATGCAACTGTATTTTCAGTCTGAGCTTATAAACATGCACATTATAAATGCTCGTTGTAATTCATGCAAAGGTGAAAATTTATGGGAATCGCTGCTCACACCCTTGTGAAACGTATCAGGCAGACAAGGACaagaacctgtgtgtgtgtgcataagtTGGGTTGCTTAAAATGACACTTCAGAACATTTGGAGTGGAAGATTTTCTCTCTTGACACCTCTTGAACCGGTTACCACAGTAGTCACATAATTAATGTGTCCAAACGAGGGATGGACAAAATGTACTACAGTAACCAGAGCGGTCCTATTCCACCTCAACGTGGGATGCCGCAGTACACAGGTACGTAATGTCCCTTCCGTTTTTAGTCCCTCCGCAACTGAAGTAACTACGCAGTATCCAACAACACACCGGCATGACTTTGGCCTCTAATGAACACACCGGGGTGGCCACAAGAATGCGTTTCCAGGTTACACCTATGATCAGTACCTATTAAAGGATCTGTCTGCATATTGCACAAGCTTAACTGATCAGGTTACATTTTCTTATGAATTCTTTTAATTACACGCTTTTGTGTAGACGTGGATTAGACTACTTGTTGAAGTTTCACtgactgaaacacacacaaagtgttATGTTGTTGAGGGTTTAGCTtgtaaaatgtaactttttttgTATCCTGGGAGTTGTCACTAAAGGGATTTGACATTTTGATAGAGAATTAAAAAATAGCTGATAGCTTTTGTTTGGCCAAAAGCTTTGAGGATATTTGTGTGGTTTAAACTTGGAAATAAAgcatttgttgtgtttgctttgCCTCCCAGCCCTCTGCTGTGAGCAGGATTCTCTAAATTAGAAATTTCTGCTGTAACTTCCAAGACAGCGCCTCAGCAGGCTCTTCAGACCTGCATTGTGATAATAGCTCTACATGCCTGTCCCCCAGCGATCATCTATACACGGAAGCGCTCTGTAGGGAGCTGCATGACAAGAGCAGCATTGCACTCACTGCTATCACGAAGTTACTTCGTGATGCAAATGACGAGCAGGCAGCAAATGATGATGAGGTCAACTTCattttcctctttgtctgatGCAAAGTGTTCATTGCTGTAAAGCGGGCCGGGCAGGGTGGCAGGTTAAACATCAAACACCAAAGTTTTTAGAGGCTTTAGCTTCTATAAGACTCGATGCTGCTGTGGTAGGGGAAATTGAGTGAATGCTGCttatttataaaaatgtattctTGTGTCTTCAGTCTAAGATCTGTGATGATTCTTGGAGTATTTTTTAGCCAGAATTTAAACATTAAAGGACCAGCAGAAACAAAATAGAAGCATGAATGTCCACGTCTCAGAGCGATGCTGAAAAACTGGTTCATGCATGTGCTACTTTCAGGCTTGACTGTTAGATTTCCTTTTCCTTATCAGGATTTTCCTAAAATTTCCCTGAAAAGCCTCCAGTTGATCCAAAACACTGCAGTGAGAGCGCTAACagagactagaaagagagagcatgtTTTTCCCGTATTGGCTTTTTTTCACTGGCTCCCTTTTTAATCCAGACTTGAATTTTAAATCTGTCTCCTCACGTGCAAAATCATGAATATTCAGGCCCCATCACATGTTAAAGACCTCACTTTGCTCTCAGCCTGCTGGCTTACTTGTGTTTAATAGAGTTTCCTAGAGCTGTCAGGGTTTAGGAAACAGATAGTCGCTCtacttttaaatttaattttaaaatttccCTTGTAATGAAGTTTATTCTTAGACTTACATTCATAGTCCTAGACTATAGCGATTTTCAATTTGTCTAAACACTCTGACGGTAACTGGAAAGAGAGACCATATTAGCTTCTCCAGAACTGAATCCTTCTCATCCAAAGCACTGAGTGATTAGTCCCCATCATGTCTATAGACCGCATACAGCCATATTatcccaacagagcactttgctctcagactgtaGGCTTCCTACAGTTTCCAAAAGTGGAATAAAAATTCTACAAAAAATATTCATGAAGTAATGCTACCATAAGATCTTCATAGACAAGCACAAGATGACTCATAGATTAACAGTTCACTGATTTAATAATTTTAGTTAGAAAATCATGATCTTCACCCCCTGTGGCATCCAACTTCACTCACTTTGAGTTCAAATATGGCCACAGCCCTGTGTAGAGATGCTGGAtggagcgtgtgtgtgtgtgttgccaaCACTTTGTTGTCACTGTGGTATCATTAAGATGCAATCTGAGTCCACACAGAAACTAGACCGTTCCAACACATATAGGGCTTCCACCGGCGACGAGCGACGTCGGGCCGGCTGAGCCTCCACGCCTCCATTTCACAGCCAGTGGAGAGAGAGGATCGAGTGTCACATAAGCAGAGCTGACAGAGCGGCTCGTCCACTTCTGACGCAGCTACAGGTTGTTTTTAAGGAACGACTTGCTGGAAATCTGCTATTCCAAGTTCTGCAAGGAGAAACTATAAGATAATAAAAGTTTTAACACCTTCAGATTAAAAGGTATTTGCATGGAGATTAATTTCCATTTCTGTTTGGGAGGGAGGTTTTAGTTCAAGTTCACGCAAAATCTGCATTTCAGACTACAACAATACTTCGGGAgtgtgctgtaacacagtcggATGTTTTGTTTATCTGCATGCAAACATGCTAACACTTCAACTCGGTTCTGGTTATTGTGTTCATTATGCTGCGAGCTGGAAATCTGACAGGATTAGAGTGCTAAAGCATTTTTAAGGGGGCGATTTATGTTTACAGTTTTTCCAGCtctatgtttatattttttaactcTAAGCTATAGTAGCTTAGCACGTCTTAGTCTGTCGCAAGGTCATTTACTACATGTCTTCCTCCCagttttcctttcttctttccaCTGTCCAGTCAAAATATGggctttaaataaatatatttaaaaaatgtaatcataaGGCAACTGAGAATTCTGGCAGTAAGTATCCTAACAGTCCATCGGGCTGTTTCACATTTCAGACTTGGTGAAAGAGACAAATACCTCAAACCTGGAAAAATACGCTCATCCTTGTTCTTCTGCTTGAGCCCACCACACCTGTCACAGGCCGAGAGTTGGGACAGACTCctgacaggtcgccagtctgtcataGGGCTAATAAACCTCACATAACATAACCTGATACCTTAAACAAACTGAtccaaaatgtgtgtgtgtggtgcagtAACACTGGGGACAAGTGAGGGAAAGTGTTTTCAGGAGAGTTTATACCAGCTGTGTGGATAGAGGAGGACAGTAGTGTGTGGTCAGCACCTAAGGGCCAAAAAAGGAAGAACACAGCTTAAATATGACGGCGTGTTCACGTCTTAATTTGCTGTCTTTCTAAACAGAAAAGGGGGAGGCCGGGGCGACTGACTCAGAGCCCAAAACAGACGAGACACCTGGTGAGCATCCCGGCAGCTTCCTCTTTATGTCACATGATCCACAAATTGGTATTTGAACCCTTCCAATATGCGTCCTCCTCTCTGCGTTTCTCTTCCAGCTCCCAGTGAGTGACGTGCGACATGACCGACTGCACAGAGGAGTTTATCTGCATGCATGAGTGAAAGTATGtccgtgtgtatgtgtgtgagaaagacATCGTCTTGTTGCCAAGATCCAGACCCCGTGGAAACCACTTTGAGTCTGGGTGCTCAGTCACCACTGtgccttcttcctcctcctggaTGTCTGCAGTCTCTCCTCTTAGACTGTGAATAGAGTTCAACAGCACTTAGGTTTGTTTATCTGTAACAGGTAGTAAACAGCTGAGAGAAGCTTAGATTACTATTTATTATCTGTAATGAAATAGCACCATAAACTGTATGTCCTTAACTTATTCTTGAAACCTAAGAGTTTGTTTCTGAACTGTTCTATAAGtctgtgaaaaataaagccaaagtATATTAGATATTAGAAGatattatatttgtttttgggGGATGAGGGGTAGCTAGCTTTGATTTTATTATCATATTTAAAGTAGGAGAAAATCTAAGAGGGTTTTTTCCTGATGTGTCATGATTTTTAGTATTCCCAAAAATCTGTAATTAGTAATAGGCtgttgaaaaattaaaaagatcACCTTAAAATAAAACCCAGTACACATATTCTCTGtgttttaatttgatgcaggatGAAAGCAAACATGTCACACTGTGttacagcattttttatttatttaatgagtgAAATTATCAAACCAGAAGCCAAGAGGAGGTTCAGATGATGTTGGGTCTTTTCCATCCGAGTGTCCAGTCCTACTGGATCCCTACTCTCTGTTTAATGAGCAGCCTCTGAGGTGTTAACAAattaatgggtttttttttccaactttaatttttattagttttagttAGTATTGAAAACGATACAGTAAAGAaaattacaaacaaacagtCTGGAGTTGACATTTCTTTTTCCACCTTCTATCACATGCAAATCTCTTTTTATGTCGTGTTTTTGGTGCCACTTAAAAtgctttccacttcctccatcgTCTATCATACTTACACCCCATCAGTCCAATACTGAATGTAATTTTTTCCATCTCTGAGATACCTTCTACAATCCTAATCCAATCTTGTTGGGTGGGAGGGGTCTGGGTGTAACCAATTCTTTGTGATTGCTTCCTTTTTTGCGGCTAGAATTATTTTTACTAGATACATGTCCTCCTTTTGTACCAGTTCCTT contains:
- the si:dkey-284p5.3 gene encoding skin secretory protein xP2 isoform X2, with product MEKPLWTLLCCGAANENGNVAEDSETIPDQTPAEGSDAKPADEPAVTAASADTTAATPPAAEESQDAAGSSPDDTSAAAGDSTAETAASSSEAEAPAPEPEKGEAGATDSEPKTDETPAPSE
- the si:dkey-284p5.3 gene encoding skin secretory protein xP2 isoform X1, with amino-acid sequence MGCSTSTQTSAVDTTRPSAKPEESNGVSTTGAANENGNVAEDSETIPDQTPAEGSDAKPADEPAVTAASADTTAATPPAAEESQDAAGSSPDDTSAAAGDSTAETAASSSEAEAPAPEPEKGEAGATDSEPKTDETPAPSE